GTGTTTGGTATCCTGCATCGTTTTGGGCCTTTGCATGTGTGACTCAACTAGGCTTGGCTGAGCTAATGCAGGCTCAAAACTATATTGTGAACATTGTTAGGTAGCCTGCATTGCATCAGTGGCCAGATTATGACAGTTGTTTGGTGGCCTGCATTTGTGCTTTAGAGGTGACTAGATGCAAGCTGCAGTTGTTTGGATTGTCTACTTTATTGTTCTGATCACCCATTTTCCAAATGTGATCGTCATACCACCCAAATGCAGCACACTTCACAACAGTGATCACATataaacaacaacaaaattaacaaTACTCCTACACCATTAACACCAATAGTGGGTCAATGGCCGCTGACCATGGCCTAGGTGAGTGAATCGACGTGGAGAATTCTGCGGATGTTGCGAGCTCTGACGGGTCCCTCCCACGCAAGCGGGGTTTGGGGCTTATAAAAGCACTCACCTGATATCTTGTGTATCGCGCTTTCGGACATGCCTACTTCAACGTGAGTTACAGTGCATCACCCTTAGCGTTGAGGGTACACGTTGACGTGAACAACTCAAGTAGTATATATATAGACGAGCTATGTGCGAAGAGAGGATGGGCACACCTCCGGCGATTGATCCAACAGCGGCAGGTGCAGATGGATAGAGTAATCCAACTTCAAGGATTGACGTTGGGCTTGTAGGGAAAATAAGACAATATTTCGGTGGGTGAAACTACATGATCCATGGAAGAGAGTAGAAGATAAAGATTTCGTTGTACGAAACCTCATGATCCATAGAAGAGAGTATAAGATAAGATTTCAGTGTACAAAACCTCCCGATCCACAAGAGGGAAAAAGGAATAACGGTCACCAATGTGAATTTGTATACAAATAAGCTATTCCATACATAATAAAAACACAAGAGAATTTAGACAAGTCTTCATAATAGCTTAAGTGTTTAACTTGGCAACAAGTACACAAACGTCATAATAGCTTAAATGTTTAACTTGGTAACAAGTACACAAACATCATAATAGCTTTAAGTGTTTAACTTAAACAACATACTCGCAAGCTCCACTAAGTTCAACTTACGCACATAAATGAGAACACATAATAATAAGCAGGGACATCTTCACTCTTCAATCTTTACACGCCATTTCTTCATCCTCCTACAAGATGGCAGCAATGAAAGAATTAGTAAAGAACACAAAATTTTAATATTTAAATGAGTTTACACCGATGTAACAATCCAACACTTTCACTTACGGGCAGTGTCATCACAAGACAATCAGAGGTAGGGAACTGAGGAAGACCGACATTTCAAAGGCTGGGTGATGGCGAAAATTATATAGCCGCAATATACTCCCGCACTGACATTTCAAAGACAATCCTCGTCGCCACCGTCACCGGCGCCAGCACAGGCTTGCCCCGACGACCGTCTCAGGTGGCAGCaagggaggagggggaaggggaaggTGGTAGTGGGGGAAACCCTTGTCGTCCCCGAGTCGCCTTGTGGGGCGACACGAGGACATGGGGAGGGAGGGTTGATTAGTTTTTAAGAAAAGTCGCGCACAATTATGCTCGACGACATgaccagacccgttgactgaacatTGGTCCTCCACTCGTTGCTATGCCCGGCTTTTTTTGCCGTTGCTGTCAGGGATCCACGTTCATATGAAGTGAAAAATAAGACCCAATCCCCCAATCCGCATCGACTGGTAGCTGAAGATCAAAAAAGCCGCCACCCCCTACCTCCTGTGTCAGTCCGGCAGTGTCATCCAAGATCTACTAGCTAGCTTAGCTCAAGAGCCAGTCGAAGATTGGGCTCAAGAAACCAGCTCAAGATCCAGACAGGTCTCAGCCAGCCATGTGCTGCAGCGAGTGCGGCTGCTACGACGCATTCTGCGACCGCTGCTGCCCCTGCGTCTCCTCCGGCGCGCGCGACACCATCCTCTGCTGCGCGTGCTGCCTCGCCGTCCTCGCCggcgtcgtcctcctcgtcgtcctcctcgcggccTACTGCTTCATCCGCCACGCCGAGGTCGCCGTCGTCGACGCCTCCCTCACGCGCCTCGCGCTGGCCGCGTCCCCCTCCACCGCCTTCGCGTACAACCTCTCGCTCACGCTCACCGTCCGGAACAGGAACTGGGCCATGAGCGTCAGGAACACGGAGCCGCTCGAGGCCGACTACAGCTTCGACGGCCAGCGCTTCGAGCGGGTCAGGCTCGCCGACGAGGGCTCCACGCACCCCGCCCGCAAGACACAGGTGCACCACCTCGTCTCCGGCGCCGACAGCGCCTACGTCGCGCTCGGCAACGCCGGCGTGGCCGAGTTCAAGGAGGAGAACAAGACGGGGGCGTTCCAGGTGGAGGTGGCGCTGTCGGGCGAGGTCAGGTACCAGGCGCACTTCACCAAGTGCAAGTTCCAGGCCAAATGCCCGCTCAAGCTGCAGCTCGCGCCGCCCGGCACGCCGGCCGTCGTCTTCCAGAAGGTCAAGTGCAAGCTCGCTCCGGCGAGCAGGTACTGCTAGTCATTGGTACGATTGGTGGCTAGTGATTTCTGTCGGTAGATTGGGAGGACCAACTGCAGGTAGATTAGATTGTCCCCATCGGTATGCACTTATTTTCTTCTGAAGTTTTCTTGCGGGTAGATCAGTCTTTCAGCAAAATACTTAATTTATGGAGTACTCAAACCTAACATCTAACAGCAATTGCAAACATTTCAATCCTATATTCGACGATGAATGATGGACGTAGCACATCATCCACAGCAAAGCAAATCTAGATGGAGTGTTACCTGTACCTATTTAAACCAGAAAACTCGTGCACTTACGGGTTCCAAGAAAAGAATAATCATGAACGCAGGTTATGATAGAACATGTGAACTAGCAAAAGAATCTAGGCCTGTTAGTCAAGTTATTACTAGTATGATAATATTTCTATTGTAAAAAAAATCATGTACCTAGTCCTGTTAGTCATGTTCCCGGCAGCACCAACAAAGGCAGCAACAATATCTTATCTCTTTAGGATAGTTATAGGATCTCTAACTTAAATTGAAGATTAACAGAGAGTTTCACACCTTGCTTTGAGAGTACATGGAGGGGGATACATATAGAGGTGCTAGCGCTACAACAGCTACGACGTGGAGATGATCGTGGCCTCGATCGTGGGAGGTGAGGGCAGACCGAATCCACACTCTAACACCCCCCGCAGTGTCAGCGGCGGcgtcgacgacgttgagactggaGCGTATGTCGAGGAAGGTCGCTGACGGGAGccccttggtgaagatgtcagcgaACTGCGCCGTTGTCGGTACATGAAGAACGCGAACCTCCTCTAAAGCTACCTTCTCTCttacaaaatgaatatcaatctctaTATGCTTAGTTCTACGGTGTTGAACAGGATTAGACGACATGTACACAACTGATACATTATCACAGTACACGATGGTAGCCTGATGCACGGGACGATGAAGCTCGGTGAGAAGTTGCCGAAGCCAGACAGTTTCAGCCACAGCATGTGCGACCGAGCGATACTCAGCCTCCGCAGACGACCTGGAAACAGTGAGCTGCCTCTTCGAGGACCATGAAATCAAATTATCACCCAAGTAAACACAGTATCCCGAAGTGGAACGACGAGTATCTGAACATCCAGCCTAGTCCGCATTAGAGTAAGCGGTGAGAGAGGTAGGAGATGAGGGAGTAATGGCGAGGCCATGATCAAGTGTACCCTTGAGGTAACGTAAAATGCGCCGGACGCGGGTCATGTGTGGAAGGCGCGGGTCATGCATGTGCAAGCAGGCCTGCTGGACAGCGTAGGCGATATCAGGTCGTGTGAGTGTAAGGTATTGGAGAGCGCCACTGATACTACGATAGAGAGTGGCGTCAGGAAGGGTTTCGCCGGCAGAAGAAAGCTTGGCGCCGGTCTCAGCAGGTGTGCGAGTGGGGTGACAGTCGGTCATACCGGCTTTGGAGAGCAGCTCAACAACGTACTGACGCTGAGAAAGGAAGAGACCCGTAGAGGACCGGGAGACAGCAACACCGAGGAAGTGATGAAGCGGGCCAAGATCTGTCATGCAGAACTCAGCGCGTAGGGAGGCGATGATGTGGTTGAGAAAGGTAGTGGAGGAGGCTGTGAGAACGATATCATCGACGTACAAGAGCAAATAAGCCGTATGTGTGGAGGAGTGGAAGATGAAGAGGGAAGAATCCGAGCGGGAGGGAGCGAAACCGAGGCGGTGAATGTAAGAAGCAAAGCGCTGAAACCAAGCTCGCGGCgcctgtttgaggccatacaaggaCTTTTGAAGGTGGCAGACGTGGTCGGGAAAGGAAGAATCGGAAAAACCAAGGGGTTGGCGACAATAGACAGTCTCGTTGAGGGAGCCGTGCAAAAATGCATTCTTAACATCCAGTTGATGGATAGGCCATGATGAGGAGACGGCGAGACTGAGGACGGCGCTGATGGTGCTGGGCTTGACAACCGGCGAAAATGTCTCGTCAAAGTCGACGCCGGGTTGTTGAGAGTCACCGCGACAGACCCAGCGAGCTTTGTAGCGGGCAAGCGAGCCATCGGAATGAAATTTGTGGCGAAAAACCGATTTTCCGGAGACGACATTAGCTCCGGGGGGGGGGTGAGAGTCCAGGTGTGGTTGAGGAGGAGTGCGTCGTATTCGTCCTTCATTGCCTGAAACCAATGTGGGTCGAGAAGAGCTGCTTTATAGGAGGCGGGGATGGGAGAGATGGTAGAGGGGGAGGCAGTGAGGTTGAGACGATCGACGGGCCGGCCGAACCCAGCTTTGCTCCGGGTACGCATGGAGTGAGCATTGTGAGGGACGGGAACAGGAACGGCTCGAGGTGGGAGCGGGTGGTGGGCAGGCGAGGAGTCAGGAGTAGCGGATGGTGGATCCGGCTGGCGAGCTGGCGGGAGGGGAGTGGAGGAATCGGTGGGCGTATGGGGAGTGGATAGCGCTCGGTTCGAGAGATCCGCAGGCAGCAGTTGTCGGGAGCGGGAGAGCTGGGGGGCGCGGGATCCCAGAGATTCGGGGAACAGCGGGTGGTGGGTGCGGGGGAGGGAGCGGGCGCGGGATCCGAGAGATCCGTGGGACCGGAGATGGCGGAAGCAGAAGCTGCGGAACTGGCAGCAGGCAGTGGTGGGGTGGTGGCGGGGTCCAAGTGAACAGGGCCATGCAGGCCATGCACGTTGATCGTAGGGGATCGTGGGGAAAAGGACTGGTGGGTGGAAAGCGGCGCGGATAGGTCTGGCGATTTGTGGATGGCAAAGGGGAATGTTGTCTCGTCAAAAATGACGTGGCGGGAGAGAATGACGCGTCCAGAAGGGATGTGAAGGAAGCGATATCCTTTGTGGGAGTCGG
This region of Triticum aestivum cultivar Chinese Spring chromosome 2D, IWGSC CS RefSeq v2.1, whole genome shotgun sequence genomic DNA includes:
- the LOC123050179 gene encoding uncharacterized protein; this encodes MCCSECGCYDAFCDRCCPCVSSGARDTILCCACCLAVLAGVVLLVVLLAAYCFIRHAEVAVVDASLTRLALAASPSTAFAYNLSLTLTVRNRNWAMSVRNTEPLEADYSFDGQRFERVRLADEGSTHPARKTQVHHLVSGADSAYVALGNAGVAEFKEENKTGAFQVEVALSGEVRYQAHFTKCKFQAKCPLKLQLAPPGTPAVVFQKVKCKLAPASRYC